One region of Sulfuriroseicoccus oceanibius genomic DNA includes:
- the thiD gene encoding bifunctional hydroxymethylpyrimidine kinase/phosphomethylpyrimidine kinase encodes MKESPATSQPAFTAPPVALTIAGSDCSGGAGIQADLKTFQLLGVHGTSALTCAVSECPGIVESIEALPPEFTASQAALILKHYPVGAIKTGMLLSPAHIEALLPLLSERPAPLVVDPVMIASSGDALVELDAVELISNKLCQLATLITPNLHELAALTGTPLATDEESATAAAKQLTETSGAAVLAKGGHFDNSDEATDLLVLTGGSVIRFTGRRIDGVSTHGTGCTLSAAIAAGLAHGLPVQEAVAKGKKVISTAIRTSHRWQDGENELQALNLLASHH; translated from the coding sequence ATGAAAGAATCACCTGCCACCTCACAACCAGCCTTCACTGCTCCCCCCGTCGCCCTGACCATCGCGGGCTCTGATTGTTCCGGGGGCGCCGGAATCCAGGCGGATCTGAAGACCTTTCAATTGCTCGGTGTCCATGGAACCAGCGCACTGACTTGCGCGGTGTCCGAATGTCCGGGCATCGTCGAATCGATCGAGGCGCTGCCACCTGAGTTCACCGCGTCCCAAGCCGCATTGATTTTGAAACACTATCCGGTCGGAGCCATCAAGACCGGCATGCTTTTAAGCCCGGCACACATCGAGGCGCTGCTTCCTTTGTTATCCGAACGCCCGGCTCCACTCGTCGTGGACCCTGTGATGATCGCCTCCAGTGGCGACGCCCTGGTAGAGCTCGACGCGGTCGAATTGATCAGCAACAAGCTGTGCCAACTGGCCACCTTAATCACACCCAACCTTCACGAACTCGCAGCGCTCACTGGTACACCTCTTGCCACCGATGAAGAATCCGCCACCGCCGCTGCCAAACAACTGACGGAAACCTCGGGCGCCGCGGTGCTCGCCAAGGGTGGACACTTCGACAACTCCGACGAAGCCACCGACCTGCTGGTTCTCACCGGGGGCAGCGTTATCCGCTTCACCGGCCGCCGTATTGATGGCGTGTCCACGCACGGCACGGGTTGCACATTGTCCGCAGCCATCGCCGCCGGACTCGCCCACGGGTTACCGGTTCAGGAAGCGGTAGCGAAAGGCAAGAAAGTCATTAGCACCGCCATCCGCACCAGCCACCGATGGCAAGATGGCGAGAATGAACTGCAAGCACTGAACCTGCTCGCATCCCATCATTGA